Proteins encoded together in one Oncorhynchus mykiss isolate Arlee chromosome 7, USDA_OmykA_1.1, whole genome shotgun sequence window:
- the LOC110527987 gene encoding complement factor H isoform X28, which yields MFYSKAWTKCLICLIFLTSGNAECPKPQVEGNVVLTTDALLMNDFPEGGEATFECANGYLKEQGSERITCTSGKWSTLKLTCKKKDCGAPRKMPHLTYEFKEGTLFGASARAICDKGYQLMGPSYRQCYAIGWSGRPRCKVVTCDKPPEIMHGTIIEKPGEELPEYGGVIQYSCNEGYTLIGNKSIECIEDGEYNSLPPECKDVNDILLKPTTISTSSITTTSTVPPTIQDVNDILLKPTTISTSSITTTSTVPPTIRVSGRNNGIGEHDTNAATEIAAVVGSGIGTVIITLIVLITRYWKRKGSYQFGEDRSRTEELLQFQNN from the exons TTAACAAGTGGAAATG CCGAGTGTCCCAAACCTCAAGTAGAGGGAAATGTTGTTCTAACGACTGATGCGCTATTAATGAACGATTTTCCGGAGGGAGGGGAAGCCACTTTTGAGTGTGCCAACGGCTACTTGAAAGAGCAAGGATCTGAAAGAATCACCTGCACAAGTGGAAAGTGGAGCACGCTCAAATTAACCTGCAAAA AGAAGGACTGTGGTGCCCCCAGGAAGATGCCACATTTGACATATGAGTTTAAGGAAGGCACACTTTTTGGTGCATCAGCAAGAGCAATCTGTGATAAAGG tTATCAACTTATGGGCCCAAGTTACAGGCAGTGTTATGCCATAGGTTGGAGTGGAAGACCAAGATGTAAAG TGGTAACTTGTGATAAACCTCCTGAGATAATGCATGGCACGATCATAGAGAAGCCTGGCGAAGAGTTACCAGAGTATGGTGGTGTCATACAGTACTCCTGTAATGAAGGTTACACCCTCATTGGAAACAAATCAATTGAGTGTATTGAAGATGGTGAATACAACTCATTACCTCCTGAATGTAAAG ATGTCAATGACATTCTTTTGAAACCAACAACTATATCAACatcatcaataacaacaacatcgACTGTTCCACCCACAATACAAG ATGTCAATGACATTCTTTTGAAACCAACAACTATATCAACatcatcaataacaacaacatcgACTGTTCCACCCACAATACGAG TTTCAGGGAGGAATAATGGCATTGGGGAACATGACACCAATGCAGCTACTG AGATTGCAGCAGTTGTGGGAAGTGGGATCGGCACTGTCATAA TTACACTTATTGTTCTGATCACACGGTATTGGAAGAGGAAAGG CTCGTACCAGTTTGGAGAAGACCGAAGTCGAACAGAGGAATTATTACAATTTCAAAATAACTAA
- the LOC110527987 gene encoding complement decay-accelerating factor isoform X24, translated as MFYSKAWTKCLICLIFLTSGNAECPKPQVEGNVVLTTDALLMNDFPEGGEATFECANGYLKEQGSERITCTSGKWSTLKLTCKKKDCGAPRKMPHLTYEFKEGTLFGASARAICDKGYQLMGPSYRQCYAIGWSGRPRCKVVTCDKPPEIMHGTIIEKPGEELPEYGGVIQYSCNEGYTLIGNKSIECIEDGEYNSLPPECKDVNDILLKPTTISTSSITTTSTVPPTIQDVNDILLKPTTISTSSITTTSTVPPTIQDVNDILLKPTTISTSSITTTSTVPPTIQDVNDILLKPTTISTSSITTTSTVPPTIRVSGRNNGIGEHDTNAATEIAAVVGSGIGTVIITLIVLITRYWKRKGSYQFGEDRSRTEELLQFQNN; from the exons TTAACAAGTGGAAATG CCGAGTGTCCCAAACCTCAAGTAGAGGGAAATGTTGTTCTAACGACTGATGCGCTATTAATGAACGATTTTCCGGAGGGAGGGGAAGCCACTTTTGAGTGTGCCAACGGCTACTTGAAAGAGCAAGGATCTGAAAGAATCACCTGCACAAGTGGAAAGTGGAGCACGCTCAAATTAACCTGCAAAA AGAAGGACTGTGGTGCCCCCAGGAAGATGCCACATTTGACATATGAGTTTAAGGAAGGCACACTTTTTGGTGCATCAGCAAGAGCAATCTGTGATAAAGG tTATCAACTTATGGGCCCAAGTTACAGGCAGTGTTATGCCATAGGTTGGAGTGGAAGACCAAGATGTAAAG TGGTAACTTGTGATAAACCTCCTGAGATAATGCATGGCACGATCATAGAGAAGCCTGGCGAAGAGTTACCAGAGTATGGTGGTGTCATACAGTACTCCTGTAATGAAGGTTACACCCTCATTGGAAACAAATCAATTGAGTGTATTGAAGATGGTGAATACAACTCATTACCTCCTGAATGTAAAG ATGTCAATGACATTCTTTTGAAACCAACAACTATATCAACatcatcaataacaacaacatcgACTGTTCCACCCACAATACAAG ATGTCAATGACATTCTTTTGAAACCAACAACTATATCAACatcatcaataacaacaacatcgACTGTTCCACCCACAATACAAG ATGTCAATGACATTCTTTTGAAACCAACAACTATATCAACatcatcaataacaacaacatcgACTGTTCCACCCACAATCCAAG ATGTCAATGACATTCTTTTGAAACCAACAACTATATCAACatcatcaataacaacaacatcgACTGTTCCACCCACAATACGAG TTTCAGGGAGGAATAATGGCATTGGGGAACATGACACCAATGCAGCTACTG AGATTGCAGCAGTTGTGGGAAGTGGGATCGGCACTGTCATAA TTACACTTATTGTTCTGATCACACGGTATTGGAAGAGGAAAGG CTCGTACCAGTTTGGAGAAGACCGAAGTCGAACAGAGGAATTATTACAATTTCAAAATAACTAA
- the LOC110527987 gene encoding complement factor H isoform X25: MFYSKAWTKCLICLIFLTSGNAECPKPQVEGNVVLTTDALLMNDFPEGGEATFECANGYLKEQGSERITCTSGKWSTLKLTCKKKDCGAPRKMPHLTYEFKEGTLFGASARAICDKGYQLMGPSYRQCYAIGWSGRPRCKVVTCDKPPEIMHGTIIEKPGEELPEYGGVIQYSCNEGYTLIGNKSIECIEDGEYNSLPPECKDVNDILLKPTTISTSSITTTSTVPPTIQDVNDILLKPTTISTSSITTTSTVPPTIQDVNDILLKPTTISTSSITTTSTVPPTIQDVNDILLKPTTISTSSITTTSTVPPTIRVSGRNNGIGEHDTNAATEIAAVVGSGIGTVIITLIVLITRYWKRKGARTAPIC, from the exons TTAACAAGTGGAAATG CCGAGTGTCCCAAACCTCAAGTAGAGGGAAATGTTGTTCTAACGACTGATGCGCTATTAATGAACGATTTTCCGGAGGGAGGGGAAGCCACTTTTGAGTGTGCCAACGGCTACTTGAAAGAGCAAGGATCTGAAAGAATCACCTGCACAAGTGGAAAGTGGAGCACGCTCAAATTAACCTGCAAAA AGAAGGACTGTGGTGCCCCCAGGAAGATGCCACATTTGACATATGAGTTTAAGGAAGGCACACTTTTTGGTGCATCAGCAAGAGCAATCTGTGATAAAGG tTATCAACTTATGGGCCCAAGTTACAGGCAGTGTTATGCCATAGGTTGGAGTGGAAGACCAAGATGTAAAG TGGTAACTTGTGATAAACCTCCTGAGATAATGCATGGCACGATCATAGAGAAGCCTGGCGAAGAGTTACCAGAGTATGGTGGTGTCATACAGTACTCCTGTAATGAAGGTTACACCCTCATTGGAAACAAATCAATTGAGTGTATTGAAGATGGTGAATACAACTCATTACCTCCTGAATGTAAAG ATGTCAATGACATTCTTTTGAAACCAACAACTATATCAACatcatcaataacaacaacatcgACTGTTCCACCCACAATACAAG ATGTCAATGACATTCTTTTGAAACCAACAACTATATCAACatcatcaataacaacaacatcgACTGTTCCACCCACAATACAAG ATGTCAATGACATTCTTTTGAAACCAACAACTATATCAACatcatcaataacaacaacatcgACTGTTCCACCCACAATCCAAG ATGTCAATGACATTCTTTTGAAACCAACAACTATATCAACatcatcaataacaacaacatcgACTGTTCCACCCACAATACGAG TTTCAGGGAGGAATAATGGCATTGGGGAACATGACACCAATGCAGCTACTG AGATTGCAGCAGTTGTGGGAAGTGGGATCGGCACTGTCATAA TTACACTTATTGTTCTGATCACACGGTATTGGAAGAGGAAAGG GGCTAGGACTGCACCTATCTGCTAG
- the LOC110527987 gene encoding complement factor H isoform X27 codes for MFYSKAWTKCLICLIFLTSGNAECPKPQVEGNVVLTTDALLMNDFPEGGEATFECANGYLKEQGSERITCTSGKWSTLKLTCKKKDCGAPRKMPHLTYEFKEGTLFGASARAICDKGYQLMGPSYRQCYAIGWSGRPRCKVVTCDKPPEIMHGTIIEKPGEELPEYGGVIQYSCNEGYTLIGNKSIECIEDGEYNSLPPECKDVNDILLKPTTISTSSITTTSTVPPTIQDVNDILLKPTTISTSSITTTSTVPPTIQDVNDILLKPTTISTSSITTTSTVPPTIRVSGRNNGIGEHDTNAATEIAAVVGSGIGTVIITLIVLITRYWKRKGSYQFGEDRSRTEELLQFQNN; via the exons TTAACAAGTGGAAATG CCGAGTGTCCCAAACCTCAAGTAGAGGGAAATGTTGTTCTAACGACTGATGCGCTATTAATGAACGATTTTCCGGAGGGAGGGGAAGCCACTTTTGAGTGTGCCAACGGCTACTTGAAAGAGCAAGGATCTGAAAGAATCACCTGCACAAGTGGAAAGTGGAGCACGCTCAAATTAACCTGCAAAA AGAAGGACTGTGGTGCCCCCAGGAAGATGCCACATTTGACATATGAGTTTAAGGAAGGCACACTTTTTGGTGCATCAGCAAGAGCAATCTGTGATAAAGG tTATCAACTTATGGGCCCAAGTTACAGGCAGTGTTATGCCATAGGTTGGAGTGGAAGACCAAGATGTAAAG TGGTAACTTGTGATAAACCTCCTGAGATAATGCATGGCACGATCATAGAGAAGCCTGGCGAAGAGTTACCAGAGTATGGTGGTGTCATACAGTACTCCTGTAATGAAGGTTACACCCTCATTGGAAACAAATCAATTGAGTGTATTGAAGATGGTGAATACAACTCATTACCTCCTGAATGTAAAG ATGTCAATGACATTCTTTTGAAACCAACAACTATATCAACatcatcaataacaacaacatcgACTGTTCCACCCACAATACAAG ATGTCAATGACATTCTTTTGAAACCAACAACTATATCAACatcatcaataacaacaacatcgACTGTTCCACCCACAATACAAG ATGTCAATGACATTCTTTTGAAACCAACAACTATATCAACatcatcaataacaacaacatcgACTGTTCCACCCACAATACGAG TTTCAGGGAGGAATAATGGCATTGGGGAACATGACACCAATGCAGCTACTG AGATTGCAGCAGTTGTGGGAAGTGGGATCGGCACTGTCATAA TTACACTTATTGTTCTGATCACACGGTATTGGAAGAGGAAAGG CTCGTACCAGTTTGGAGAAGACCGAAGTCGAACAGAGGAATTATTACAATTTCAAAATAACTAA